The Tepidibacter aestuarii genome contains a region encoding:
- a CDS encoding TetR/AcrR family transcriptional regulator, with the protein MNEGNLTKRQAQAIETKKQILDTSMKLISEYGYDNVKINQICKEVGISVGGFYHHFKSKEDIIIEFYKEFDIVLEDYVNNNLSEESYIDKILSIILYQVSYANKMGIDILKQVYKAQLYDGREFFISEERKLNQILKNTIKIGQDNNEITKEFTAYQITTYLLRLSRGILYDWCIHNGGYDLLNETYISINMLLNSMKK; encoded by the coding sequence ATGAATGAAGGTAATTTAACTAAAAGGCAAGCTCAGGCTATAGAAACTAAAAAACAAATATTAGATACTTCAATGAAATTAATTTCGGAATATGGATATGATAATGTGAAAATAAATCAAATATGTAAAGAAGTTGGTATATCTGTAGGAGGGTTTTATCATCACTTTAAGTCTAAAGAAGATATAATAATAGAATTTTATAAAGAATTTGATATTGTACTTGAAGATTATGTTAATAATAATCTTAGTGAAGAATCTTATATAGATAAAATACTATCAATAATTTTATACCAAGTTAGTTATGCAAATAAAATGGGTATTGATATACTTAAACAAGTATATAAAGCACAACTTTATGATGGTAGGGAATTTTTCATATCTGAAGAAAGAAAATTGAATCAAATACTAAAAAATACTATAAAAATTGGACAAGATAATAATGAGATTACAAAAGAATTTACCGCATATCAAATAACAACCTATTTACTTAGATTGTCAAGAGGTATACTTTATGATTGGTGCATTCATAATGGAGGTTATGATCTATTAAATGAAACTTATATTTCTATAAATATGCTATTAAATTCCATGAAAAAATAA
- a CDS encoding DUF4346 domain-containing protein, with amino-acid sequence MLPAVGEYHVLSLDQGYPVVISTLGNIELAYKISELKPKGLSIVGKTETENIGIEKIIKNVLAVPSIKYLIVCGKDSEGHYSGNTLVSLFNNGIDNNMRVIASKGKKPILSNTTKEEVNAFRNQIEIIDMIECEDLNKILEKIQQLCEQARSSYSCEGKCSLYNKKLKTSSIEIIKVEEKDPNKVKLDKAGYFVIVPKENNNTILVEHYSYNNKLLRIIKGEDARNIYWSIIENGWITELSHAAYLGKELTRAEMSIKLGFKYVQDKA; translated from the coding sequence ATACTCCCTGCTGTTGGTGAGTATCATGTACTATCATTAGACCAAGGCTATCCTGTAGTAATATCTACATTAGGAAATATAGAATTAGCTTACAAGATATCAGAGTTAAAACCAAAGGGATTAAGTATTGTAGGCAAAACAGAAACAGAAAATATAGGAATTGAAAAAATTATAAAAAATGTGTTAGCTGTGCCTTCAATAAAGTACTTAATAGTTTGTGGTAAGGATTCTGAAGGTCATTATAGTGGAAATACATTAGTATCTCTTTTTAATAATGGTATTGATAATAATATGAGAGTTATTGCTTCCAAGGGAAAGAAACCCATTTTATCAAATACAACAAAAGAAGAAGTAAATGCTTTTAGGAACCAAATAGAAATTATTGATATGATTGAATGTGAAGATTTAAATAAAATTTTAGAGAAGATACAACAGCTTTGTGAACAAGCTAGGTCTAGTTATAGCTGTGAGGGAAAATGTTCTTTATATAATAAAAAACTGAAAACATCGTCAATTGAAATAATAAAAGTTGAAGAAAAGGACCCTAATAAAGTTAAATTAGATAAAGCAGGATATTTTGTAATTGTGCCTAAAGAAAATAACAACACAATCTTAGTGGAACATTACAGTTATAATAATAAGCTACTTCGTATTATTAAAGGTGAAGATGCAAGAAATATTTATTGGAGTATTATAGAAAATGGTTGGATTACTGAACTTAGTCATGCCGCTTATCTAGGTAAAGAACTTACAAGAGCTGAAATGTCAATAAAGCTAGGTTTTAAATATGTTCAGGATAAGGCCTAA
- a CDS encoding DUF3298 and DUF4163 domain-containing protein, with amino-acid sequence MNYIQNFVQIIPKKLVKPGYKVVIEYPLVIGMTNQSVQKKINDSILFLVNKLYIDQVNQLVFIQGYPQIPKIEVTGWFEIKTNERGILSLSIGNYTIAYPSAHGFTIIKSLTFDIQTGKIYQLYDLFKPESNYMEILSNIISNQIKDRDIHLINKFKGIKTSNQDYYIADKALVIYFQLYELTAYVYGFPYFPISVYEIQDIIQEDSPLYKMLS; translated from the coding sequence ATGAACTATATACAGAATTTTGTTCAGATCATACCAAAAAAATTGGTTAAACCAGGCTACAAGGTGGTTATAGAGTACCCTCTCGTTATTGGTATGACAAATCAATCTGTTCAAAAGAAAATAAATGATTCGATACTATTTCTTGTGAACAAGCTTTATATTGATCAGGTCAATCAACTGGTTTTTATTCAAGGATATCCTCAGATACCAAAAATAGAAGTTACTGGATGGTTTGAAATTAAAACAAATGAAAGAGGGATTTTGAGTTTATCAATAGGCAATTACACAATAGCATACCCTTCTGCTCATGGTTTTACCATTATTAAATCATTAACATTTGATATCCAAACAGGGAAAATCTATCAATTATATGACTTGTTTAAACCCGAAAGCAACTATATGGAAATACTATCTAACATTATTTCTAATCAAATAAAGGATCGAGATATTCATCTAATCAATAAATTTAAAGGTATTAAAACTAGTAATCAAGACTACTATATCGCTGACAAAGCTTTAGTAATTTATTTTCAATTATATGAGTTAACGGCATATGTATATGGATTTCCTTATTTTCCAATCTCAGTATACGAAATACAAGATATCATCCAAGAGGATAGCCCCCTTTATAAAATGCTATCATAA
- a CDS encoding LysR family transcriptional regulator substrate-binding protein, whose amino-acid sequence MEMKNITSEKNCVSGDLIIGAGESLSIYRLGKLLKEYKKRFPKVNIILKNSICSDLRSKLRNGELDIIFTIELQVMDEDLVVRNLKDECMFIIGAPDTDLEFLYSDFKSKDARESIIFSEKGCSFRIAFENYLKKKRIKHVNPLEFSSIEATKKCVINGLGISFLPFYVVNNELSEGSLKGIEVKEFCDKFATQLVYHKNKNIHQAMSELIKMTLEDSVNWE is encoded by the coding sequence ATGGAAATGAAAAATATAACGTCAGAGAAGAATTGTGTGTCTGGGGATTTAATTATTGGAGCAGGGGAATCGTTATCTATATATAGGCTAGGAAAGCTTTTGAAGGAATATAAAAAAAGATTTCCTAAAGTAAATATTATTTTGAAGAATTCAATCTGTAGTGATTTAAGAAGTAAATTGAGAAATGGGGAGTTAGATATTATTTTCACCATTGAACTTCAAGTTATGGATGAGGATTTAGTCGTTAGAAATTTAAAAGATGAATGTATGTTTATTATCGGTGCTCCAGATACAGATTTAGAATTTTTATATTCAGATTTTAAAAGTAAAGATGCAAGAGAAAGTATTATATTCAGTGAAAAAGGGTGTAGTTTTAGAATAGCTTTTGAAAATTATTTAAAAAAGAAAAGAATAAAACATGTAAATCCACTAGAATTTTCAAGCATAGAAGCTACTAAAAAGTGTGTAATTAATGGTTTAGGAATTTCATTTTTACCCTTCTATGTAGTTAACAACGAGCTAAGTGAAGGAAGCCTTAAGGGAATAGAAGTAAAAGAATTTTGTGATAAGTTTGCAACTCAACTGGTGTACCACAAAAATAAAAATATACATCAAGCGATGAGTGAATTAATAAAAATGACATTAGAAGATTCTGTCAATTGGGAATGA